From a single Miscanthus floridulus cultivar M001 chromosome 8, ASM1932011v1, whole genome shotgun sequence genomic region:
- the LOC136471821 gene encoding agamous-like MADS-box protein AGL29 — MVKGKSTKGRQRIEMKSIEGEEARQVCFSKRRPSLFKKASELSTLCGAEVAVVTFSPGGKCFSFGHPSTSSVADRFLAVHTLGGHTMGSGSHGSQGSTGRSHEMNQQVMELQQLMENEKKRKERAVEALERESGGPVMQLLNANVGALGIHELEELRKELCMVQDMVKERSRKVLQDAMQTRRLPPQSHMHMVAMPSQVLFGGQRAGTMYTTFPSLSNGLREGLLVDSLLHGSLGGLGNYLNGQFGG; from the coding sequence ATGGTGAAGGGTAAGTCGACCAAGGGTAGGCAAAGGATTGAGATGAAGAGCATCGAAGGTGAGGAGGCACGTCAGGTATGCTTCTCCAAGCGCCGCCCAAGCTTATTCAAGAAGGCCAGTGAGCTTTCCACCCTATGCGGTGCAGAGGTTGCTGTTGTCACCTTCTCCCCTGGTGGCAAGTGCTTCTCCTTTGGCCATCCCTCTACTTCGTCTGTTGCTGACCGCTTCCTTGCGGTGCACACTTTGGGTGGCCACACCATGGGAAGTGGGAGCCATGGTAGTCAAGGATCGACAGGTAGAAGCCATGAGATGAATCAGCAGGTTATGGAGCTGCAACAATTAATGGAGaacgagaagaagaggaaggagagggCAGTAGAGGCTTTGGAGAGGGAGAGTGGGGGACCTGTAATGCAATTGCTGAATGCCAATGTTGGTGCATTAGGGATACATGAGTTGGAGGAGTTGAGAAAGGAGCTTTGTATGGTACAAGACATGGTCAAGGAGAGGTCCCGCAAGGTGCTGCAAGATGCCATGCAAACAAGAAGGCTGCCACCACAATCTCATATGCATATGGTGGCAATGCCCTCGCAAGTTTTGTTTGGTGGCCAGAGGGCTGGAACCATGTATACCACATTTCCCAGTTTGAGCAATGGACTGCGTGAAGGGCTTCTCGTCGACTCTCTGCTTCACGGTTCCCTTGGAGGCCTTGGAAATTACTTGAATGGTCAATTTGGAGGCTGA